A stretch of DNA from Piliocolobus tephrosceles isolate RC106 chromosome 21, ASM277652v3, whole genome shotgun sequence:
aaaaaaaaaaatatatatatatatatatataaaaattggtGCTCTAGCATCTTTCATAGGTGACCAAATTATGCAGCCACAGTCaagtaaactataaaattactggTGGGATCACATCAAAAACTCAACTTGAAACAACTTCTACTGGTTGAAGATACTTATAgaatgatgttttctttcttttccacagcagttttatacacacacataaatatacacaataatatGAAATTCCTAGGTGGTTCATTTCTTTTAAGCCACATTTTTGATAGTTTCTAATTAATTTTGAGCTGTGGTCAGACAAAAGGGATTGTAAGCCTTTTGCTTTTTGGAATTATGGGAAAatcatttcctgtttctctctaATTCTTCAACAGCTGTACTACTAATGACCTCACATTCACGAAATTCACAGGGTTCCTTTTTGGCATGAAATTTCTAATGCAGTTCAAGTGCTGAAGAACTTCCTACATTCACTACAATCTAGATTTTACCTAgaataaattatgtttaataatttctgAGAGGTGACAGGAGGCATATCTACATTTATTATATCTATAGATCTTCCTTTTATGTGAATTCACTAATATTGACAATAACAATTATAGATAATATTTACAGAATACATGCTATATGACTGCGATTCCTCCAAGTATTAACTACTTACTCCTTGCAACAATCCTATTCCACAGTGTGACAGGCTGACTCTAAAAAGGCCCCCCAATGGTCCTGTCTCTAGGACCTGTTCACACTCTTGTATCATCCCCTTCTCTTGAGTGTGGGCTATCCTAGTAACTTACTTCTACCAGTAGAAGGTGAGGGAATGTTACTTCCATGCTTAGATAACACATGATTGTAACTTCCAACTTGCCAGCAGACTCTCCCCGCTTTTGGCTTGCATGCCTTGATGAAGCAAGCAGCCATGTTGACGAGACTATTGTGGCCAGGAACTGCAGTCAGTGTTCAGCCAACAGCCAGCTAGAAACTAAGAATCTCAATGCAACAGGCCTCATGGAAATACATTTAGGTAACAACGATGTTAGTATGGATGTGGATCCTTCCCcagttgagccttcagatgagacctCAGCCCTGGCTGAAATCCGTAGCCTTGCAAGAGACCCTGAAGCAGAGGACCCAATTAAGTCATGCCTATACTTGTGATCCAAAATGTAAGatataaatgtatgttattttaagctactacatttgtggtaatgtattacacagcaataaataactaatacatataagtactattattaccattttacaagTCAGCAAAATGAGGCACAGAAGCTTAGTATCTTGTCCAATAAATCACACTGGTAATAAAGTGGAGAAAGGGAGATAACGACAGATAAGGCTAAAGATTTTCCTACATTCATTACATTATTCTCATAGGAATTTGCTGAAGATAAACCATGTTTAAATGGTGTTGGAAGGCTTTTAAATCAACATATTCTTTctctaatataaaatttattatgtttGGAATTGAGCATGGaacacattttctcaaaaatgaattttctgatgttCTGTAACATCATATACATTTGAAGGCTTTCTTCTATTAAATTCCATTATGAATCTTCTGATGTTGAGTAAGGTGTGAATGCTGTCTAAAGGCCTTCTTACACTCCTTACACTTGtagggtttctcaccagtatgaattctctggtGTTGagtaagaaatgaataaagtctAAAAGCCTtaccacattccttacattcataaggtttctcaCCAGTGTGAATACTCTGATGCTGGGTAAGTTGTGAGAGCAGTCTAAAAGGTTTTCTACATTCTttacattcataaggtttctcaCCAGTGTGAATACTTTGATGCTGAGTAAGTTGTGAGAGCAGTCTAAAGGCCTTTCCACACTCTTCACATTCATAGGGTCTCTCACCAATATGAATGCTCTGGTGTGAAATTAGCTGTGAGTAACTACTAAAGGTCTTCCAACATTCcatacattcatagggtttctcacgAGTATGTATTCTCTGATGGCGAACTAGTTGTTGTCTTAATCTAAAAgtcttcccacattccttacattcgtagggtttctcaccagtatgaatACTCTGATGAACAGTAAGTTGTTGGCATATTCTAAAagccttcccacattccttacattcatagggtttctcaccaaaatgaattttctgatgtACTCTAAGGTCTGGACCACATacaaaggctttcccacattccttacattcatagagCTTTTCAGCAGTATGAAGTCTCTGATGGCGTGTAAGGTGTGTACACTGTCTAAAGGTCTTTCCACAGTCCTTACATTCGTAGGGTTTCTCaccagtgtgaattctctgatgtcgAGCCAGTTGCTGATGTACTCTAAAGGCctttccacattccttacattcatagggcttTTCACCCGTATGAAGCCTCTGATGTTGAGTAAGTTCTTGGAGCACTGTAAAGGCCTTCCCACActccttacattcatagggtttctcaccGGTGTGAAGTTTGTGATGTCGAATAAGATGTGCACGCTGTCTAAAGGCCTGCCCACATTCCTTACACTTATAaggtttctcaccagtatgaatTCTCAGGTGTTGACTAAGTGTTGAGCGACGAATAAAGGTCTTCCTACACTCCTTACACTCGTACACCTTTTCTCCATTATGAACGATCTGATACTCCGTAAGAAAATTGTGCCTTTTGTAAGTGGTCATTTTTTCAGAGGTAATTTTCACTTGCCCAAAATATTCCTCTTGTTGTTGCTTTTCCCCCTCAATCTTGCTTTTGCATTCCCAATCATTCCTAAAAACAGAACCCTGAAGGCTATAGCTTTTAATTCTTTCCATTATATCCCAttgaaatgaatatatttcataaatgtcCTTTTCTGGAGATAAAGTATTGGTCTTGTATCTGGACTCcaaatctgaaagaaaacaagaaagcaaatacATACTGTTTTCCTGttccagaaaggaaaaaacaaagaacaaacaaacaaaaaaacttctgtaaagaaataaaaggcactaAAATAATGCCTGTTACAAGCTGAATGGATGAGACAGATCTCAAACATACACATTTCTGCCACAATCTTACATATGTGTACCTAAAAAACTTTATCTTCTACAAAAGTATACACTAAAAATTACTGTGTTCAGAGGAAAAATAGGCCCGGAGCAGGAACACTTAATtctatgcatcttttttttttttttttttttgagacggagtcttgctctgtcacctaggctggagtgcagtggcacaatctgcttactacaacctccgactcccaggttcaagcaattatcctgcctcagccttcctagtagctgggattacaggcacacaccaccaagccaggctaatttttctgtgtatatttttagtagagatggggtttcaccatgttggctaggttggtctcgaactactgatctcaggtgatccgcctgcctcagccttccaaagtactgggattacaggtgtgagccaccatgcccagccaattctaTGCATCTTTAATCAGTAGAACACTAATAAATAAACAGTTGACATCTAAAGGGATAAACTAAAAGGCAGCTCAGCATGGCTAAAATCCACTTCATGTGTattaaaatgcacaaaaataaagaagcaatgCTAGACTTCAGGTCCTGAGACACTACACTTGAAAATAAAGgccaaggccgggcacggtgactcaagcctgtaatcccagcactttgggaggccgagacgggcggatcacgaggtcaggagatcgagaccatcctggctaacacggtgaaaccccgtctctactaaaatacaaaaaattagccgggcgtgttgcgggcgcctgtagtcccagctactcgggaggctgaggcaggagaatggcgtgaacccgggaggcagagcttgcagtgagctgagatccggccactgcactccagcctgggcgacagagcgagactccgtctcaaaaaaaaaaaaaagaaaataaaggccagAGCCAGTGAGGACGCCATTAAGGTGGGAGTAAGGTAAATTGAAGCCTGTCTTTAGATAAGAGGCCATGCAAGGTTGATGGTACATTCCTCTGGGGAGGGAGCCCTGGGTGcagaaatttattattaattttcttaaaacagagGTGAAATGGCTCCTGATAATAAAGCATCATATGGAAGGCCTTTGTCTTTCCTACTGAACATTATAAATATACCTCTCTGTCCATAGCATACTGGGCCTCTTTCAACGCACAAAATGCCCCACAGCTGTTCCAAATAAATAGGACTCTTCACAGACTGCTCCTTCTTTGAGGAATCCTCTGACACTGCATGGTTAGCTGGTTTTCATTCTCAGCCTCAAATCAAAATCACTTCTTCACAAAGGCTAGTCCTGCTGGCCCTATTTAAGTCTATGCACTTTAcgcttgtcttagtccattttctgttgcttataatgaAGTATCTgaaaatgggtaatttataaagaaaaggaatgtattattattatttctactcTACTCTGACAGATTAAGGAGTTTATTTATTAACAATTATGGGGGCTGAGAACTCCAAAGTTGAGGgactgcatctggtgagggccttcttgctggtgaggACCCGGAAGAGTCCCAACGCAGTGCACAGACCATCAATGGGTAATGGGGGCTGAGTGTGCTAGTTCAGGTGTCTCTTTTGCTTCTTACAAAGCCATGTGTCCCACTGACATAATAACTCATTAATCCATTAAGCCATGAAAGCCCTGTGACCCATTCACCCCTTATAGGTCCCACccatggggattaagtttcaacatgagttttggaggagacaaacattcaaaccatagcaatactCTCAGCAaactctcttttcttgtttttttttgagatggagtttctttcttgttgcccaggctagagtgcgatggtacaatctcagctcactgcaacttctgcctcccaggttcaagtaattctcctgcctcaac
This window harbors:
- the ZFP14 gene encoding zinc finger protein 14 homolog isoform X1, which produces MAHGSVTFRDVAIDFSQEEWEFLDPAQRDLYRDVMWENYSNFISLAGPSISKPDVITLLDEEGKEPGMVVREGTRRYCPDLESRYKTNTLSPEKDIYEIYSFQWDIMERIKSYSLQGSVFRNDWECKSKIEGEKQQQEEYFGQVKITSEKMTTYKRHNFLTEYQIVHNGEKVYECKECRKTFIRRSTLSQHLRIHTGEKPYKCKECGQAFRQRAHLIRHHKLHTGEKPYECKECGKAFTVLQELTQHQRLHTGEKPYECKECGKAFRVHQQLARHQRIHTGEKPYECKDCGKTFRQCTHLTRHQRLHTAEKLYECKECGKAFVCGPDLRVHQKIHFGEKPYECKECGKAFRICQQLTVHQSIHTGEKPYECKECGKTFRLRQQLVRHQRIHTREKPYECMECWKTFSSYSQLISHQSIHIGERPYECEECGKAFRLLSQLTQHQSIHTGEKPYECKECRKPFRLLSQLTQHQSIHTGEKPYECKECGKAFRLYSFLTQHQRIHTGEKPYKCKECKKAFRQHSHLTQHQKIHNGI
- the ZFP14 gene encoding zinc finger protein 14 homolog isoform X2: MAHGSVTFRDVAIDFSQEEWEFLDPAQRDLYRDVMWENYSNFISLGPSISKPDVITLLDEEGKEPGMVVREGTRRYCPDLESRYKTNTLSPEKDIYEIYSFQWDIMERIKSYSLQGSVFRNDWECKSKIEGEKQQQEEYFGQVKITSEKMTTYKRHNFLTEYQIVHNGEKVYECKECRKTFIRRSTLSQHLRIHTGEKPYKCKECGQAFRQRAHLIRHHKLHTGEKPYECKECGKAFTVLQELTQHQRLHTGEKPYECKECGKAFRVHQQLARHQRIHTGEKPYECKDCGKTFRQCTHLTRHQRLHTAEKLYECKECGKAFVCGPDLRVHQKIHFGEKPYECKECGKAFRICQQLTVHQSIHTGEKPYECKECGKTFRLRQQLVRHQRIHTREKPYECMECWKTFSSYSQLISHQSIHIGERPYECEECGKAFRLLSQLTQHQSIHTGEKPYECKECRKPFRLLSQLTQHQSIHTGEKPYECKECGKAFRLYSFLTQHQRIHTGEKPYKCKECKKAFRQHSHLTQHQKIHNGI